Within Alphaproteobacteria bacterium, the genomic segment AAATAGTTCTGCTTGGGAAGTGCCATATCCTGCCTCGCTTTTTCATATTATTATCTGTAACAATAGTTGTTACTTGATTTGTTACGGATAAAGTTTTATATAAAATATCCGTGGCTATAATGCAACCAAAACTATATATTAGCGCACCCCAACACAACCTATAGGATAAAATAACTTGACAACAAGAACAGCAAAAAGAGGTCGTCCGGCAAGGCCAACCAAGGTGATGCGAGTCCCTCTGGAATTGACAGATCAGATCGAAAATTATTGCAAAAAAAGCGGCTATCGCTTGCCGTTGCTTACCGGAAAAGTACCTGCGGGTTTTCCACTCAATGCAACTGACCATATATCTGAATGGGTAGATATGAATCAGATGATCATCAATGATCCTGACAATATGTTTTTGATTGAAGCAATGGGTGATTCCATGGAAGGCGATCATATTTATGAAGGTGATTTGTTGATAGTCGATGGCTCAATCCAACCTAAGCATGGCATGATTGTTATTGCTGCCGTGGATGGTGAATATACCGTCAAACGCTTTTTCAAAAAAGACAATGCGATTAAGTTGGTACCTGCCAACTCTAACTATCCGGAAATTGATATCTCCAAAGATATGCAGTTTGCTGTTGCCGGTGTCGTGGTGAGATCATTGCATCAATTTGCATACTAAACCTTGAATCTAACTCCTAGGAGTTGACTCCTTAATCCCCACTCCATCCACCACCAACCCCCACCCAAGAGGGTTGACATGGCGCATACCCTAAAGGGCAGAGCATTTCATGTATCGAATACATGACTTTTACCCTCTTTTTGCACCTTTTCGGGAAGAACCATCCCCACCTTATCCCCCTTTGCTCCTCATTTCATCCCCCTCTAATCCCCACCTGGGGCATGTTTTTGCATTTTTGTTTAGTTTTGCTCCCCCTCTAATCCCCATCTTGTCCCCACCCAAATACTCTAAGCCTTATATTTCCTGAATTGTAGAGGGGGATATTGCTCCCCCAACGACCCCTCTACCAACCCCACGACATCCCCACCTATCGTTTGCAAGCCTTGTGTCCGAACAGTTCGAACACAGGAGGCAAACATGAACGATTCACACGAAAACAAACCTATCTCAGTATTTGATGAAATCTGTCACATCACCATCGAGGCTATGTGCCGGATGGATATGGAAGAGTTGCTGTATTGGAAAAAACATGCAGTACGCAACCTCGACCGGGCCAAATTAGCTAAGGGACAAATTGAGCTTGCCCTTTCGCTTAAACAGCAGGCGCTAGACAAAAGTTCCAGCGAAGACCCCAACCAACCTTCAATGCTGGATTAGGGGTTAGCGGATGGCGATGGAATGGTTCCGAATGTATCACGGCATGCCTTTTGATACCAAACTTCGGGTGGTGGCCAAACGCGCTGGCCAGCCGATGGGTGTCGCGGTGGTGGTGTGGGCTTGCATACTTGATGCCGCCTCACAATCCGACCCGCGTGGCATCGCCGTGATTGATGCGGAGGAGATTGCCGTTGCCTTAGATTTTGAGGTGGAGGCGGTGGAAGCCGTGCTTGCTGCCATGCTGGACAAAGGTATGATGGATAAAGATGGTCACCTTGAGGCGTGGGATAAGCGCCAGCACACCACATCCACCGAGCGTTCTAAGAAAAGCCGCGCCAAGAAAAAAAGTGGTGCAACGGGTGGCAACGCCGCGCAACTCGGTGCAACAGCAGGCAACAGCTCGCAACGCAAAAACAGCAAAAAATCACCAGATACAGATACAGAAGCAGATACAGACTCAGATGCAGAGGAGAATACAGATACAGATTCAAAAAAAGATTCAAATACAAAAAACAGAACGAGAGAAGAAAAGAAGGAGTCTGAGGAAGAAAAACAGCAGAACTGTGGAAAAGATGCAGATAAAAATCAAAAGCAGATTTTACAGCAGATGGCAGATATCTGGAACGAAGAGGTGCAGAGTAAAATCACACCAAACCAGAATGCCATACTCACAAAAAAACGCAAAGAGCTGCTTACAGCCAGATGGATAGATGAATTTGCAGAGGATATCAGAGCATGGCGATATTTCTGCGAAATCATAGGCAGATCAGAATTTTGTCTTGGCAAAATTGAAGGCAAGGATTGGACGATTGACCTGACCTGGGCAGTGCAGTCATCAGATCGGGTGGCCAAGATTCTCGAAGGCGGCTTCTCAGGAGGCAAACACCCATCCAAACCACCGTCATGTGATATTCCTGAATTCCAAGATGCATGGGATGAGGTGCTGAGGCGCTTGGCACACCACCATGGCAAAGCTGCCATTCGCAGCTGGTTTTCTAACACCGTTATCACCAAAGCCGAAGACACGCCAGATGGCGTGATGCTTACGCTTGAATGTCCCCGCGAATTTGTGCGCGGCTGGATTGAAAAACATTTCCTTGCCGATTTGAATCACCACTGGCGCGAATGTGATTACAGCTCACGCCCTGTGATCGGCATCCAACTTCAAACCAAGGAGGCCGCATCATGAACGGAGAGCAGCTACTGCAGCAAGCGCTGCAAACATTCGAAGAACGCCGCGCCAATTATGGCCAGGCGAAACATCACTTCCGAGAGGTGGCCAGGCGATGGTCGCTGATTCTGAATTGCCAGGTCACCCCGCAGCAAGTGGTGATGTGCCTGATTGAACTCAAGCTGGCGCGGCTCAAAGGAAATCCCACGCATCTCGATAGCATCATCGATATCGCCGGTTACGCGGCGGTGATGGCTGAGGTGTTTCCGGAAGATAACCAAGGAGGACTTCGCAATGAAAGAAATTAAAAAATGGACAGTCACCGATGTGGCGGATCGGTTTGAGGAAGCGGCTTGCACTCTGAAACGCTTACCACCGGTGAAGGTGCAGGGATATTTCAATGCCTGGCCGGAAATCGTTCGCACCGTGATGGAGCAGCTGCAGGCCGACCGCTTGCCCATGCGCCTCGGCCCACCAGCACCGGATGCCATTAGCCGGATGGAAGAAACTATCCAATGGATTTTCTGGCTCGATGATGAAGATGAGCGCCGCCTGATTTGGCTGCGTGCCGCCCGTGTTCCATGGAGACCCATTTGTTGGCGATTAGGCTGTGGCCGTACCAAGGCATGGCAGATGTGGACATATGCACTTCTCAAGGTTGTCACTCGCCTGAATGCCAAGCAGGGAGGGCGTTAGCATGGTGTTGAAAAAAAAGACTAAACAAGATGAACAAAATCTGTTATGCATAGACATATCATCGCCAGAGGTGGGTGAAAATGACCCTCTCGCGCCTTATCGTCCCCACATAGACCGTTTTGACCTGACAGAAGAGCAGAAGCTCGAACTGGTCGGCACGATTATAGCGATTGCCGACATGGTGTTGGATGTACGGTTTGGGCTGATAAAATATCCGCATCAGTGCCAGAAACCAGTTGATGAAGTTGGCGCTTCGATCAATGGTGATAGGCATGAAAACTAATGCAAAATCAGTTATTTATTGCCGGGTTTCCAGTCAAGCGCAACTGAAAAAGGGCGATGGGCTGGCAAGCCAAGAGACGCGCTGTCGTGAATTTGCACGCATGCGCGGTTATAGCGTTGAAGAAGTCTTTTATGATGAAGGCATCAGCGGCAAATTGCTCGACCGCGCCAAGATGCGCGAACTGCTGGAGTATTTAAACAGCCATGCGCAGAAAGAACCTATCGTTGTTATCATCGACGATATTAGCCGATTAGCGCGAGACCTTGAAACACACATACGATTACGCACCGCTATCGCCGATGCAGGCGGCAAGCTGGAATCTCCGGCGATTGAGTTTGGTGAAGATTCAGACAGCCGTTTGGTGGAGCACTTGCTTGCATCCGTCGCCGCTCACCAGCGTGAAAAGAATGCCGAGCAGGTAAAGAACCGCATGCGAGCACGAATGCAGAATGGCTATTGGGTATTCAATGCTGCCATCGGATACAAGTTTGAACGCAAACCCGGACACGGAAAAATATTGGTGCCAGATGAACCCGCTGCCTCAATCATCGTTGAAGCGCTAGAAGGATTTGCGGCAGGACGGTTTGAAACTATTTCAGAAGTGCGGTGCTTTTTGCTGTCTAAGCCCGGCTATCCGCGTGATCGGAATGGGGATTTGCACGTAACAAAAATTCGCGAGATGCTAGAGCGTGTACTTTACACGGGCTATATGGAGTACAAGCCATGGGGAATTACGCTTCAGCCCGGCAAACATACGCCGCTTATTGACTTTGAAACCTACAACAAAGTGCAAGCGCGACTACGTGGTCAGGCGAAAGCTCCGGCTCGGAAGGATATTCGGGAAGATTTCCCGCTGCGAGGCTTCGTGCTTTGCGGCACATGCCATACACCAATGACAGCATGCTGGTCAGCTGGACGGGCATCGAAATATCCATATTATCTTTGCCGAAACAAGGAATGCCCTGATTGCAAAAAGTCGATCCGTAAAGAAAAGCTGGAAGACGAATTTGAAGGCATCTTGCACGAATTACAGCCAACGCCCGATCTGGTGTACATCACCAGAGAGGCGGTCAAGAAGGTTTGGAAGAAGCATAAAAATGGTCACGGATTAGACCGCAACGAGTTGAAGAAGCAACTCAAAGAACTGGAGCGAAAAGCGGAACAATTAATGGATCGTATCGTTGAGACCGATAGCGAGACATTGGTCAAAGCCTACGAAGCGAAGATCACAAAGATTGAATATCAGAAAGCAGAAATTAGCTCAAAACTGGCAAGCTCACTGAGCGGCCCGGAAAGTTTTGAGGAGAGTTTTCAAACCGTCTTTGATTTTATCGAAAACCCGCAGAAACTTTGGAATTCTGACAGCTTAGAGGATAGAAGATTGCTACTAAAACTCGTCTTTACCCGCCCATTGGCCTACCACCGAAAAGACGGTTTTCAAACCGCCGCTATCGCGCTCCCATTCGGGCTTTCAGGGCAGTCGATTAAGGGTAAGTCGGAAATGGTGGAGGATAGCGGAATCGAACCGCTGACCTCTTGCATGCCATGCAAGCGCTCTACCAACTGAGCTAATCCCCCGCTACGCGAGTGCGAAGGTCGATTTTGTTCATTTGTTCTAAGATTGCAAGCGTTTTTTACATTTACGGGCGCATTTGGGGTTTGCTTTTTGCTTTCACAGGTTATAATTCGCCGAATCTGAGGATAGGAAAAGGATACAGGGTGGCAGAAAACTATGCATTTGGAACTATATGCGCCGTAGTGGTGACTTATAATATCGGCAATGAATTTGATACTTGTTTCAACAGCCTTAAAGGACAGGTTGACCACGCAGTCATTGTTAATACCAGTACCGATAATGGTGCCACCACCCGTGCATTAAGCCATTTAAGCCAAAACGATAATGCATTTGCAGACGTGTTAGAATGCCCGGAAAACAACTTGGCGATGGCGCAAAACATGGGCATTCAGCATGCGCTGGCGAATAACTATGATTGGGTATTACTGCTTGATCATGACAGCCGCTTGGGAGCCGGCATGATTTCGTCAATGGAACATGCCTATAACAACGCAGCTTCGCGATTAAATATCGCGGTGATTGCTCCCAACCTGCAGGATCCCTCGGTTGAAACAAAACAACGCTATTTGCTTGCATGGCATCATTATTGGTTTAAGCAGCAAACTTTCGATGAAGACACCCCCGTCATTGATTATGTGTTATGCGTTGCCGCTTCTGGCAGCCTTATTCCTGCCCGTGTTTTGCGTGTGAATGAATTTGCTATGGATGAAAGCTTTGTTATCGACTATATCGATACCGATTTTTGTCTGCGTGTTGGCGTGGAAGGCCTGCGAATTTTAGCCGTGCGCGATGCCAAACTCATCCATCGCATTGGCGAACGCAAGCAACATAAATTTTGCGGTCTGACCATTACCACTACCAACCACTCCCCCCTGCGACGCTATTATTTATACCGCAATCGTCTGCAAACATGGAAACGCTATGCATTTGAGCATCCGAGTTTTCTTATGTTCGATCTGTTGCGCACGGTTTATGAAATGTGGCGAATTATTCTATTTGAAACCAATAAAGCTAAAAAGTTTCAATACGTTGTTAAGGGAATATGGGATGGTCTGCGCGGGGTGCGTGGCCCCTGCCCCGGCGTAGATATTACCCGCGCCGGAGTGCTTAACAAAAAACGCATATCCGGTTAGACTTGGCATTCATGTAATAATTTGCTACACCCTACGCATTGCACAGCGCGAACCCAGTAAGATATTATGACACGACATTCTGCTACCACTATCCATAATTCCGGCGCTTATCCGCAAGTACGGTTACGCCGCAACCGTCGTACACCTTGGCTGCGCAATCTGGTGGGCGAAAACCGCCTTACGGTGCAGGACTTGATTTGGCCGGTATTCGTGCAAGAAGGCACCAATAAACGCAGCGCGGTAGATTCTATGCCTGGCGTATATCGCTTGAGCATTGACTTACTAATAGAAGAAGTAAAACGCGCCCACACTCTGGGCATTCCGGCTATTGCGCTATTTCCGGTGATTGACGACGCCCATAAATCCGAAGGGGGCGATGAAGCATATAACCCCGATAATCTTATATGCCGCGCCACCCGGGCAATTAAAGAGGTAGGGCTGGATTTGGGCATTATCTGCGATGTGGCGCTCGATCCTTATACCAGCCATGGGCAGGATGGTGTCTTGGCTGATAATGGCGATGTGGAAAACGATTCCACCATCAAATTGCTATGCAAACAAGCGGTGGTGCAAGCGCAAGCAGGATGCGACATTATCGCGCCGTCTGATATGATGGATGGCCGTGTGGCAGCAATTCGCGCTAGTTTGGACGAAGCTGGCTTTGCCGATGTATCAATTTTATCCTATGCGGCCAAATATGCCTCATGCTTTTATGGCCCCTTCCGTGA encodes:
- the umuD gene encoding translesion error-prone DNA polymerase V autoproteolytic subunit; this encodes MTTRTAKRGRPARPTKVMRVPLELTDQIENYCKKSGYRLPLLTGKVPAGFPLNATDHISEWVDMNQMIINDPDNMFLIEAMGDSMEGDHIYEGDLLIVDGSIQPKHGMIVIAAVDGEYTVKRFFKKDNAIKLVPANSNYPEIDISKDMQFAVAGVVVRSLHQFAY
- a CDS encoding DUF6378 domain-containing protein; translation: MNGEQLLQQALQTFEERRANYGQAKHHFREVARRWSLILNCQVTPQQVVMCLIELKLARLKGNPTHLDSIIDIAGYAAVMAEVFPEDNQGGLRNERN
- a CDS encoding DUF6362 family protein: MKEIKKWTVTDVADRFEEAACTLKRLPPVKVQGYFNAWPEIVRTVMEQLQADRLPMRLGPPAPDAISRMEETIQWIFWLDDEDERRLIWLRAARVPWRPICWRLGCGRTKAWQMWTYALLKVVTRLNAKQGGR
- the hemB gene encoding porphobilinogen synthase, producing MTRHSATTIHNSGAYPQVRLRRNRRTPWLRNLVGENRLTVQDLIWPVFVQEGTNKRSAVDSMPGVYRLSIDLLIEEVKRAHTLGIPAIALFPVIDDAHKSEGGDEAYNPDNLICRATRAIKEVGLDLGIICDVALDPYTSHGQDGVLADNGDVENDSTIKLLCKQAVVQAQAGCDIIAPSDMMDGRVAAIRASLDEAGFADVSILSYAAKYASCFYGPFRDAVGSAMNLGKQGKRTYQMDPPNSDEALREVALDLAEGADMVMVKPGMPYLDIISRVRQNFNVAVFAYQVSGEYAMLRAASEKGWLNWQQAILESLISCKRAGATGIFTYAAIEVAEYLRDGCPLKPCCR